TGCACGGCAACGTCTTCAACTGGGACTACTTCAAGAACGCCGAGTACGACGACTCCGCGCACAACGACATCGGTCTCGCGAAGATCTCCACCCTGGTCAAGGCGGCCCGCGCCGAGATCGCCGAGGACCGGCGCCGCCCGGCCCCGCTGCTGCTGGACGCCGGCGACACCATCCAGGGCACGCCACTGGCCTACTACTACGCGAAGATCGAGCCCATCACCGGCGGGCACATCCACCCGATGGCCGCCGCGATGAACGCGATCGGGTACGACGCCGCGGCCCTCGGCAACCACGAGTTCAACTACGGACTCGATATCCTGCGCAAGTTCCAGCGGCAGCTGCGGTTCCCGCTGCTCGGCGCGAACGCGCAGGACTGGACCACCGGGCTGCCCGTCTTCCCGCCGTACGTGCTGAAGCGCGTGCACGTCCCCGGTGCCGGCCGGCCGATCACGGTCGGCATCCTCGGCCTGACCAACCCGGGTATCGCGATCTGGGACAAGGCGACGGTCGAGAACAAGATCAAGTTCGGCGGCATCGTCGAGCTGGCCAAGTACTGGGTGCCGCGGGTCCGCCGCGCGGGCGCCGACGTCGTCATCGTGTCCGCGCACAGCGGCATCGACCTTAGTTCGTCGTACGGCGACGCGCTGCCGGTGCCGGAGAACGCGGCCGGCCCGATGGCCGAGCAGGTGCCCGGCATCGACGCCGTCCTGGTCGGCCACGCGCACCAGGAGGTCGCCGAGCGGTTCGTCACCAACCAGCAGACCGGCGAGCAGGTCGTGCTGGTCGAGCCGCTGAAGTGGGGCATGCGGCTGGCGCAGATCGACCTCGACCTACGGCAGCAGCGCGGCCGGTGGAAGGTCGTCGCGCGGCACAGCCAGGTGCTCAACGCGAACACGGTCGAGGCCGACCCGAAGGTGGTCCGGCTGCTGCAGAAGGACCACGACACCGTGGTCGGGTACGTGAACTCCAAGATCGGCACCTGTACGACGGCGATGTCGGCCGCGACGGCGCCCTGGGAGGACACCGCCGCGCTCGACTTCGTGAACTTCGTCCAGGCCGACGCCGTCGCCAAGGCGATCGCCGGTACGCCGGAGGCGACGCTGCCGGTGCTCGCGATCGCGGCGCCGTTCAACCGCGCGGCCGCGATCCCGGCCGGCGACGTGTCGGTGCGCGACGTCGCCGGGCTGTACATCTTCGACAACACGTTGCTGGCGGTGAAGATGACCGGCGCGCAGGTGCAGGAGTACCTGGAGTTCAGCGCGCAGTACTTCAAGCAGGTCAGCGGCACCGGGCCGTTCACGCCGGACCAGGTGACCAACGCCCCGACCCCGACCGCGCCGACCGGTACGCCGGACTACAACTACGACATCCTCGGCGGCCTGACCAAGCCGCTCGTCTACAAGATCGACCTCGCCAAGCCGGTCGGCTCGCGGATCACCGGCCTGTCGTACGACGGCGCGCCGGTCGCCGCGGACCAGCAGTTCGTCGTTGCCGTCAACAACTACCGCCAGTCCGGCGGCGGCAACTTCCCGCACGTCTCGAAGGCGCCGGTCCTGTA
The Kribbella italica DNA segment above includes these coding regions:
- a CDS encoding bifunctional metallophosphatase/5'-nucleotidase, whose amino-acid sequence is MTDNGDRTMGRRTMISGAAATALVAAGYQAAPAYAGEQHGHGHKTVRLSVLGTTDLHGNVFNWDYFKNAEYDDSAHNDIGLAKISTLVKAARAEIAEDRRRPAPLLLDAGDTIQGTPLAYYYAKIEPITGGHIHPMAAAMNAIGYDAAALGNHEFNYGLDILRKFQRQLRFPLLGANAQDWTTGLPVFPPYVLKRVHVPGAGRPITVGILGLTNPGIAIWDKATVENKIKFGGIVELAKYWVPRVRRAGADVVIVSAHSGIDLSSSYGDALPVPENAAGPMAEQVPGIDAVLVGHAHQEVAERFVTNQQTGEQVVLVEPLKWGMRLAQIDLDLRQQRGRWKVVARHSQVLNANTVEADPKVVRLLQKDHDTVVGYVNSKIGTCTTAMSAATAPWEDTAALDFVNFVQADAVAKAIAGTPEATLPVLAIAAPFNRAAAIPAGDVSVRDVAGLYIFDNTLLAVKMTGAQVQEYLEFSAQYFKQVSGTGPFTPDQVTNAPTPTAPTGTPDYNYDILGGLTKPLVYKIDLAKPVGSRITGLSYDGAPVAADQQFVVAVNNYRQSGGGNFPHVSKAPVLYNQQVEIRQLMIDYVTATGSVDPAAFATTDWSLVSNGAPIVVTA